Proteins from one Acanthopagrus latus isolate v.2019 chromosome 18, fAcaLat1.1, whole genome shotgun sequence genomic window:
- the bcorl1 gene encoding BCL-6 corepressor-like protein 1 isoform X6, which yields MFLQLISLYYKENTHLTDSATPEACCVKETPMQVDPTLMNVGDGGTVSREISAPNKASASMVGNPPQTLPPEFRGDVTLSQQNKTTPTTDCKTAKACLDTSNYNHSPELSPPQQPNNAPMSGSALSSSEKRADKRAEAPKHKADGAGVFPAPQWSSGVKVSHEDSLSPCHSNVTTSKKSHPQTQSVQSVPPGFQCSTMFKPVQPVAFLPSTNFSSPLCKITLPPALGQIAALREATASQFQKEIQPQSSGVGGTPHMRTYPYPFSVGRTPAAEKKAGTSKLKSNHSSNKNTKSVGEHKSLASVVASPAIALPLQHPSLTSAAPTCYTLSPTAAICCGSALASLTSQSRLLNHVEKGNSIDKTNAGSLKTTPPSASEDHTACSAELRDVPLDLSAKSKRPKCLSDPPVTTIDPHNKELNQRDFVNSKRTHSTTYSSAVQYPVLPNTHRNGSHQKQINRPQNHQVPEPKPSWGKGSPQDPIKNIPGTYVGVASPILASTLRGKDGKGTFADEFQSFAKQEFISIIDQGEHLASGGKKPSCLMKGNHHAHSVKHVKNTSTAITKNCPSKGALTTALTSSPNAQIHPKSGPGKTAVPYSTTVVNPAWQQPPHLANQASSVQRKITQGSPKTKGTAVTDGSKFQSAHHSPSKPEDDKWERIKSPLSNLASIVKQQALETTALTGEGNTQASPVAPRKVDALTGSQDPQSKHASTFEYPPYWSVEKWPGVPSQGDSTQATKRHERTNATEPLENKSELNTSQGEDLGLQVKQGSSKPAGQSNILVSNASTNGNRMESKLAQVLEGGVSKKESGASDSPPSDKLEGMVAAILTGQCAGGGDKFEKKTNGTKEESPTKAKAAAIKKEKKTSPKKPPKEKSPTGPSKKAAGKKKKDTEKKTPTKVSCQNKQKRQCAPVPEPSLTAGKLPPHTKETTPRDKISYGKVDQPTRNKPVTDSGSGPRREETPASLDSAAVPNKETEATESSFPRLRRGRRRADEARLDLWGFATPSPPPPPMPPPPAASLPPSPTPSQPTRRPRGRPRSNPLPQRGFQGKGKAARADGESPANKKRRRCRSKKYQTGEYITEKDKLEDGEHLQGSDSQRQDGGVPADPRADQCPSPAASSPEPPPRRSSFTRSGTVRYQESEEVSPEGNDKPSGKRKFKSKHLSDNDDQKIKTKRSSLGKRGASVAPDDDGADAKRTASPPPAPKTLPSSPPNKKGTSGKSSGSESPSKRPVPPEVRRLIVNKNAGETLLQRAARLGYQDVVQYCLEKDIREVNRRDNAGYTALHEASSRGWTQIVQMLLKHGADVNCSAQDGTRPLHDAVASDNLPIVWLLLNHGADPTLATYSGHTPVKLAHSPSMKTFLTEYFTDLEGRKEQDPTLHWDFYSSSLFETDQEPCWDFLLSEENQELEENTAGKTDPDLEKDSLLFEFSSEPLLPCYHVQVSLTQGFCNWFLLTDVLKRLKMSARIFRARYPHLEVVSLPPAELWKQVSVSQVSSALVSPYRGKRKEEDSKEEEEEGLVDLVRCVPELQRLLGSSIHILQEDEEEEEEEEEEETPRSTGKPRCR from the exons catATCACTGTATTATaaggaaaacacacacctgacgGACTCAGCTACCCCTGAGGCATGTTGTGTTAAAGAAACACCTATgcag GTGGATCCTACACTAATGAATGTAGGGGATGGAGGCACGGTGAGCAGAGAGATCAGTGCTCCAAATAAAGCGTCTGCTAGCATGGTGGGAAATCCCCCCCAGACGCTACCCCCTGAGTTTAGAGGAGATGTTACGCTCAGTCAGCAAAACAAGACCACTCCAACAACAGACTGTAAGACAGCAAAAGCCTGCCTGGACACTAGCAATTACAACCACAGCCCTGAGCTTTCTCCACCTCAACAGCCCAACAATGCACCGATGTCCGGCTCGGCCCTCAGCAGCTCAGAGAAGAGAGCAGACAAAAGGGCAGAGGCCCCTAAACACAAAGCCGATGGTGCTGGGGTCTTCCCCGCTCCTCAGTGGTCAAGTGGCGTAAAAGTCAGCCACGAGGACTCGCTCAGCCCCTGTCACAGCAATGTGACAACCAGTAAGAAATCCCACCCGCAAACACAGTCCGTGCAAAGTGTTCCACCTGGGTTTCAGTGCTCCACCATGTTTAAACCAGTCCAGCCCGTTGCCTTCCTTCCCTCCACTaatttttcttcccctctttgTAAAATCACTCTTCCACCAGCATTGGGTCAGATTGCAGCGCTGAGAGAAGCCACAGCCAGTCAGTTTCAGAAGGAAATCCAGCCTCAAAGCTCAGGTGTCGGAGGGACACCTCACATGCGGACCTATCCCTACCCGTTCTCTGTGGGCCGGACTCCAGCGGCCGAGAAAAAAGCAGGCACGTCGAAACTCAAATCAAACCATTCGTCTAATAAGAACACCAAATCTGTGGGAGAGCATAAGTCTTTAGCCTCTGTGGTAGCCTCACCAGCTATTGCCCTACCATTGCAGCACCCGTCATTAACTTCTGCAGCACCCACCTGCTACACGCTGTCTCCCACTGCTGCCATTTGCTGTGGCTCGGCGCTGGCCAGCCTCACTTCTCAGAGCAGACTGCTGAACCATGTGGAGAAAGGCAACAGCATAGACAAGACAAACGCAGGCTCTCTTAAAACAACACCTCCCTCGGCATCAGAGGACCACACGGCTTGCTCAGCTGAGCTGAGAGATGTACCTCTTGATTTGTCCGCCAAATCAAAACGTCCAAAATGCTTAAGTGACCCTCCAGTTACAACTATTGATCCTCATAATAAAGAACTGAATCAGCGAGATTTTGTGAACTCAAAGAGGACTCACTCTACAACTTATAGTTCAGCTGTGCAATACCCTGTCTTACCCAACACCCACAGAAATGGTTCTCatcaaaagcaaataaacaggCCTCAGAACCACCAGGTCCCAGAGCCCAAACCAAGCTGGGGTAAGGGATCTCCACAGGACCCCATCAAAAACATCCCTGGAACTTACGTTGGTGTTGCTAGCCCCATACTGGCTTCTACTCTACGGGGCAAAGATGGAAAAGGGACTTTTGCGGATGAATTTCAGAGTTTTGCAAAGCAGGAGTTTATATCTATAATCGACCAAGGAGAACATCTGGCCTCAGGGGGAAAGAAGCCATCCTGTCTGATGAAGGGCAACCATCATGCTCACAGTGTCAAGCATGTTAAAAACACCAGCACAGCCATTACTAAGAATTGTCCCTCTAAAGGAGCCCTAACGACTGCCCTGACGAGCTCTCCCAACGCTCAGATTCATCCGAAATCTGGACCTGGCAAAACGGCAGTGCCATACTCGACCACTGTTGTCAACCCAGCTTGGCAACAGCCGCCTCATCTGGCGAACCAAGCCTCGTCCGTTCAGAGAAAAATCACACAAGGATCTCCAAAGACCAAAGGCACCGCAGTGACGGATGGATCTAAGTTCCAGAGTGCCCATCACAGCCCGTCCAAACCTGAGGATGATAAGTGGGAGAGAATCAAGTCTCCCCTGTCGAACCTTGCGTCCATCGTAAAGCAGCAAGCTCTCGAAACAACAGCACTGACAGGCGAGGGTAATACTCAAGCTTCGCCTGTGGCACCGAGAAAAGTTGATGCTCTGACTGGGAGCCAAGACCCCCAATCTAAACATGCATCCACCTTTGAATACCCACCGTACTGGTCTGTGGAAAAATGGCCTGGTGTGCCATCTCAAGGGGATTCAACTCAAGCAACGAAGAGACACGAGAGGACGAACGCCACCGAGCCTTTGGAGAATAAATCAGAGTTAAACACCAGTCAGGGAGAAGATTTGGGACTACAAGTGAAGCAGGGCTCCTCAAAACCTGCTGGCCAGTCTAATATCTTAGTTAGCAATGCATCAACAAACGGTAACAGGATGGAGAGCAAACTAGCCCAGGTGTTAGAGGGGGGGGTATCGAAGAAAGAAAGTGGGGCATCAGACAGTCCTCCCAGTGACAAATTGGAGGGCATGGTTGCGGCTATTCTAACAGGCCAGTGTGCCGGGGGAGGCGACAAGTtcgagaaaaaaacaaatggaaccAAAGAGGAGTCGCCGACCAAAGCGAAAGCTGCTgccatcaaaaaagaaaagaaaaccagccCCAAGAAGCCCCCGAAGGAGAAGTCGCCAACGGGCCCGTCGAAGAAGGCtgcaggaaagaagaagaaagacacagaaaaaaagactccaACCAAAGTGTCTTGTCAGAATAAG CAGAAGAGACAATGTGCACCTGTGCCGGAGCCGAGCCTAACAGCGGGAAAACTTCCTCCGCACACTAAAGAGACGACTCCAAGGGACAAGATCAGTTACGGCAAGGTTGATCAACCAACCCGCAACAAACCGG TTACAGATAGCGGCAGCGGTCCTCGCCGTGAAGAGACTCCAGCGTCTCTTGATAGCGCTGCTGTTCCCAATAAGGAGACCGAAGCGACAGAGAGCTCTTTCCCAAGACTGAGGAGAGGACGGCGGCGAGCTGATGAGGCTCGACTCGACCTCTGGGGCTTTGCAACCccttcccctccacccccaccgatgcctcctccccctgcagctTCTCTTCCACCCTCTCCGACTCCCAGCCAACCCACCCGCCGTCCGAGAGGGAGGCCCCGCTCAAACCCCCTGCCACAGCGCGGGTTTCAGGGCAAGGGCAAGGCAGCCCGCGCCGACGGTGAATCGCCCGCCAATAAGAAACGCCGGCGATGTCGCAGCAAAAAGTATCAGACTGGGGAGTACATCACTGAGAAAGACAAGCTGGAAGATGGAGAGCACCTCCAAGGGTCGGACTCCCAGAGACAGGACGGTGGTGTCCCAGCAG ATCCACGGGCGGATCAGTGTCCGAGTCCCGCTGCCTCCAGTCCCGAGCCGCCTCCTCGGAGGTCCTCGTTCACCCGCTCGGGGACGGTCCGCTACCAGGAGAGCGAGGAGGTCTCGCCAGAGGGCAACGACAAGCCGTCCGGGAAGAGGAAGTTCAAAAGCAAACACTTAAGTGACAACGACGATCAGAAG aTTAAGACCAAACGCAGCAGCCTGGGCAAGCGTGGTGCCTCAGTTGCTCCGGATGATGACGGTGCTGATGCAAAGAGAACAGCAAGCCCTCCACCGGCTCCAAAAACTTTGCCGTCGTCACCTCCGAATAAGAAAGGCACGTCTGGAAAAAGCAGCGGGTCAGAGTCTCCATCCAAGAGGCCTGTCCCCCCAGAGGTCCGGCGCCTGATTGTTAATAAGAATGCCGGGGAGACGTTGCTGCAGCGTGCCGCACGTTTGGGCTATCAG gatgTCGTTCAGTACTGTCTCGAGAAGGACATCAGGGAGGTCAATCGGCGGGATAATGCCGGGTACACTGCTCTCCACGAGGCGTCCTCTCGAGGCTGGACTCAGATTGTCCAGATGCTGCTGAAACACGGGGCCGATGTCAACTGTAGCGCCCAGGACGGAACACG GCCCCTTCATGACGCAGTAGCGAGCGATAACCTTCCGATCGTCTGGTTGCTCCTGAACCACGGTGCGGACCCGACCCTGGCTACCTACTCTGGACACACACCGGTGAAACTGGCTCACAGCCCGAGCATGAAGACCTTCCTCACAG aataTTTCACAGACCTGGAAGGACGGAAGGAACAGGATCCCACTTTACACTGGGATTTCTACAGCAGCTCCCTGTTTG AGACCGACCAGGAGCCCTGCTGGGACTTCCTGCTGtctgaggagaaccaggagctggaggagaacacGGCGGGGAAGACGGACCCGGACCTGGAAAAAGACAGTCTTCTGTTTGAGTTCTCCTCCGAGCCGCTGCTACCCTGCTACCACGTCCAGGTGTCGTTGACCCAGGG CTTTTGCAACTGGTTCCTCCTGACAGACGTCCTGAAGCGCCTCAAGATGTCGGCGCGGATCTTCCGGGCTCGTTACCCGCACCTGGAGGTGGTGAGCCTGCCGCCCGCTGAGCTCTGGAAGCAGGTGTCGGTGAGCCAGGTGAGCTCGGCTCTGGTGTCACCCTACAGAGGCAAACGcaaggaggaggacagcaaggaagaggaggaggaaggactTGTGGATCTGGTGCGATGTGTACCAGAGCTCCAGAGACTACTGGGCTCCTCCATTCACATCCtacaggaggacgaggaggaggaagaggaggaggaggaggaggagacgccGAGGAGCACAGGGAAGCCTCGCTGCCGATAG
- the bcorl1 gene encoding BCL-6 corepressor-like protein 1 isoform X3: MERLLCYGVRHFASPCFYSCNISLYYKENTHLTDSATPEACCVKETPMQVDPTLMNVGDGGTVSREISAPNKASASMVGNPPQTLPPEFRGDVTLSQQNKTTPTTDCKTAKACLDTSNYNHSPELSPPQQPNNAPMSGSALSSSEKRADKRAEAPKHKADGAGVFPAPQWSSGVKVSHEDSLSPCHSNVTTSKKSHPQTQSVQSVPPGFQCSTMFKPVQPVAFLPSTNFSSPLCKITLPPALGQIAALREATASQFQKEIQPQSSGVGGTPHMRTYPYPFSVGRTPAAEKKAGTSKLKSNHSSNKNTKSVGEHKSLASVVASPAIALPLQHPSLTSAAPTCYTLSPTAAICCGSALASLTSQSRLLNHVEKGNSIDKTNAGSLKTTPPSASEDHTACSAELRDVPLDLSAKSKRPKCLSDPPVTTIDPHNKELNQRDFVNSKRTHSTTYSSAVQYPVLPNTHRNGSHQKQINRPQNHQVPEPKPSWGKGSPQDPIKNIPGTYVGVASPILASTLRGKDGKGTFADEFQSFAKQEFISIIDQGEHLASGGKKPSCLMKGNHHAHSVKHVKNTSTAITKNCPSKGALTTALTSSPNAQIHPKSGPGKTAVPYSTTVVNPAWQQPPHLANQASSVQRKITQGSPKTKGTAVTDGSKFQSAHHSPSKPEDDKWERIKSPLSNLASIVKQQALETTALTGEGNTQASPVAPRKVDALTGSQDPQSKHASTFEYPPYWSVEKWPGVPSQGDSTQATKRHERTNATEPLENKSELNTSQGEDLGLQVKQGSSKPAGQSNILVSNASTNGNRMESKLAQVLEGGVSKKESGASDSPPSDKLEGMVAAILTGQCAGGGDKFEKKTNGTKEESPTKAKAAAIKKEKKTSPKKPPKEKSPTGPSKKAAGKKKKDTEKKTPTKVSCQNKQKRQCAPVPEPSLTAGKLPPHTKETTPRDKISYGKVDQPTRNKPDSGSGPRREETPASLDSAAVPNKETEATESSFPRLRRGRRRADEARLDLWGFATPSPPPPPMPPPPAASLPPSPTPSQPTRRPRGRPRSNPLPQRGFQGKGKAARADGESPANKKRRRCRSKKYQTGEYITEKDKLEDGEHLQGSDSQRQDGGVPADPRADQCPSPAASSPEPPPRRSSFTRSGTVRYQESEEVSPEGNDKPSGKRKFKSKHLSDNDDQKIKTKRSSLGKRGASVAPDDDGADAKRTASPPPAPKTLPSSPPNKKGTSGKSSGSESPSKRPVPPEVRRLIVNKNAGETLLQRAARLGYQDVVQYCLEKDIREVNRRDNAGYTALHEASSRGWTQIVQMLLKHGADVNCSAQDGTRPLHDAVASDNLPIVWLLLNHGADPTLATYSGHTPVKLAHSPSMKTFLTEYFTDLEGRKEQDPTLHWDFYSSSLFETDQEPCWDFLLSEENQELEENTAGKTDPDLEKDSLLFEFSSEPLLPCYHVQVSLTQGFCNWFLLTDVLKRLKMSARIFRARYPHLEVVSLPPAELWKQVSVSQVSSALVSPYRGKRKEEDSKEEEEEGLVDLVRCVPELQRLLGSSIHILQEDEEEEEEEEEEETPRSTGKPRCR, translated from the exons catATCACTGTATTATaaggaaaacacacacctgacgGACTCAGCTACCCCTGAGGCATGTTGTGTTAAAGAAACACCTATgcag GTGGATCCTACACTAATGAATGTAGGGGATGGAGGCACGGTGAGCAGAGAGATCAGTGCTCCAAATAAAGCGTCTGCTAGCATGGTGGGAAATCCCCCCCAGACGCTACCCCCTGAGTTTAGAGGAGATGTTACGCTCAGTCAGCAAAACAAGACCACTCCAACAACAGACTGTAAGACAGCAAAAGCCTGCCTGGACACTAGCAATTACAACCACAGCCCTGAGCTTTCTCCACCTCAACAGCCCAACAATGCACCGATGTCCGGCTCGGCCCTCAGCAGCTCAGAGAAGAGAGCAGACAAAAGGGCAGAGGCCCCTAAACACAAAGCCGATGGTGCTGGGGTCTTCCCCGCTCCTCAGTGGTCAAGTGGCGTAAAAGTCAGCCACGAGGACTCGCTCAGCCCCTGTCACAGCAATGTGACAACCAGTAAGAAATCCCACCCGCAAACACAGTCCGTGCAAAGTGTTCCACCTGGGTTTCAGTGCTCCACCATGTTTAAACCAGTCCAGCCCGTTGCCTTCCTTCCCTCCACTaatttttcttcccctctttgTAAAATCACTCTTCCACCAGCATTGGGTCAGATTGCAGCGCTGAGAGAAGCCACAGCCAGTCAGTTTCAGAAGGAAATCCAGCCTCAAAGCTCAGGTGTCGGAGGGACACCTCACATGCGGACCTATCCCTACCCGTTCTCTGTGGGCCGGACTCCAGCGGCCGAGAAAAAAGCAGGCACGTCGAAACTCAAATCAAACCATTCGTCTAATAAGAACACCAAATCTGTGGGAGAGCATAAGTCTTTAGCCTCTGTGGTAGCCTCACCAGCTATTGCCCTACCATTGCAGCACCCGTCATTAACTTCTGCAGCACCCACCTGCTACACGCTGTCTCCCACTGCTGCCATTTGCTGTGGCTCGGCGCTGGCCAGCCTCACTTCTCAGAGCAGACTGCTGAACCATGTGGAGAAAGGCAACAGCATAGACAAGACAAACGCAGGCTCTCTTAAAACAACACCTCCCTCGGCATCAGAGGACCACACGGCTTGCTCAGCTGAGCTGAGAGATGTACCTCTTGATTTGTCCGCCAAATCAAAACGTCCAAAATGCTTAAGTGACCCTCCAGTTACAACTATTGATCCTCATAATAAAGAACTGAATCAGCGAGATTTTGTGAACTCAAAGAGGACTCACTCTACAACTTATAGTTCAGCTGTGCAATACCCTGTCTTACCCAACACCCACAGAAATGGTTCTCatcaaaagcaaataaacaggCCTCAGAACCACCAGGTCCCAGAGCCCAAACCAAGCTGGGGTAAGGGATCTCCACAGGACCCCATCAAAAACATCCCTGGAACTTACGTTGGTGTTGCTAGCCCCATACTGGCTTCTACTCTACGGGGCAAAGATGGAAAAGGGACTTTTGCGGATGAATTTCAGAGTTTTGCAAAGCAGGAGTTTATATCTATAATCGACCAAGGAGAACATCTGGCCTCAGGGGGAAAGAAGCCATCCTGTCTGATGAAGGGCAACCATCATGCTCACAGTGTCAAGCATGTTAAAAACACCAGCACAGCCATTACTAAGAATTGTCCCTCTAAAGGAGCCCTAACGACTGCCCTGACGAGCTCTCCCAACGCTCAGATTCATCCGAAATCTGGACCTGGCAAAACGGCAGTGCCATACTCGACCACTGTTGTCAACCCAGCTTGGCAACAGCCGCCTCATCTGGCGAACCAAGCCTCGTCCGTTCAGAGAAAAATCACACAAGGATCTCCAAAGACCAAAGGCACCGCAGTGACGGATGGATCTAAGTTCCAGAGTGCCCATCACAGCCCGTCCAAACCTGAGGATGATAAGTGGGAGAGAATCAAGTCTCCCCTGTCGAACCTTGCGTCCATCGTAAAGCAGCAAGCTCTCGAAACAACAGCACTGACAGGCGAGGGTAATACTCAAGCTTCGCCTGTGGCACCGAGAAAAGTTGATGCTCTGACTGGGAGCCAAGACCCCCAATCTAAACATGCATCCACCTTTGAATACCCACCGTACTGGTCTGTGGAAAAATGGCCTGGTGTGCCATCTCAAGGGGATTCAACTCAAGCAACGAAGAGACACGAGAGGACGAACGCCACCGAGCCTTTGGAGAATAAATCAGAGTTAAACACCAGTCAGGGAGAAGATTTGGGACTACAAGTGAAGCAGGGCTCCTCAAAACCTGCTGGCCAGTCTAATATCTTAGTTAGCAATGCATCAACAAACGGTAACAGGATGGAGAGCAAACTAGCCCAGGTGTTAGAGGGGGGGGTATCGAAGAAAGAAAGTGGGGCATCAGACAGTCCTCCCAGTGACAAATTGGAGGGCATGGTTGCGGCTATTCTAACAGGCCAGTGTGCCGGGGGAGGCGACAAGTtcgagaaaaaaacaaatggaaccAAAGAGGAGTCGCCGACCAAAGCGAAAGCTGCTgccatcaaaaaagaaaagaaaaccagccCCAAGAAGCCCCCGAAGGAGAAGTCGCCAACGGGCCCGTCGAAGAAGGCtgcaggaaagaagaagaaagacacagaaaaaaagactccaACCAAAGTGTCTTGTCAGAATAAG CAGAAGAGACAATGTGCACCTGTGCCGGAGCCGAGCCTAACAGCGGGAAAACTTCCTCCGCACACTAAAGAGACGACTCCAAGGGACAAGATCAGTTACGGCAAGGTTGATCAACCAACCCGCAACAAACCGG ATAGCGGCAGCGGTCCTCGCCGTGAAGAGACTCCAGCGTCTCTTGATAGCGCTGCTGTTCCCAATAAGGAGACCGAAGCGACAGAGAGCTCTTTCCCAAGACTGAGGAGAGGACGGCGGCGAGCTGATGAGGCTCGACTCGACCTCTGGGGCTTTGCAACCccttcccctccacccccaccgatgcctcctccccctgcagctTCTCTTCCACCCTCTCCGACTCCCAGCCAACCCACCCGCCGTCCGAGAGGGAGGCCCCGCTCAAACCCCCTGCCACAGCGCGGGTTTCAGGGCAAGGGCAAGGCAGCCCGCGCCGACGGTGAATCGCCCGCCAATAAGAAACGCCGGCGATGTCGCAGCAAAAAGTATCAGACTGGGGAGTACATCACTGAGAAAGACAAGCTGGAAGATGGAGAGCACCTCCAAGGGTCGGACTCCCAGAGACAGGACGGTGGTGTCCCAGCAG ATCCACGGGCGGATCAGTGTCCGAGTCCCGCTGCCTCCAGTCCCGAGCCGCCTCCTCGGAGGTCCTCGTTCACCCGCTCGGGGACGGTCCGCTACCAGGAGAGCGAGGAGGTCTCGCCAGAGGGCAACGACAAGCCGTCCGGGAAGAGGAAGTTCAAAAGCAAACACTTAAGTGACAACGACGATCAGAAG aTTAAGACCAAACGCAGCAGCCTGGGCAAGCGTGGTGCCTCAGTTGCTCCGGATGATGACGGTGCTGATGCAAAGAGAACAGCAAGCCCTCCACCGGCTCCAAAAACTTTGCCGTCGTCACCTCCGAATAAGAAAGGCACGTCTGGAAAAAGCAGCGGGTCAGAGTCTCCATCCAAGAGGCCTGTCCCCCCAGAGGTCCGGCGCCTGATTGTTAATAAGAATGCCGGGGAGACGTTGCTGCAGCGTGCCGCACGTTTGGGCTATCAG gatgTCGTTCAGTACTGTCTCGAGAAGGACATCAGGGAGGTCAATCGGCGGGATAATGCCGGGTACACTGCTCTCCACGAGGCGTCCTCTCGAGGCTGGACTCAGATTGTCCAGATGCTGCTGAAACACGGGGCCGATGTCAACTGTAGCGCCCAGGACGGAACACG GCCCCTTCATGACGCAGTAGCGAGCGATAACCTTCCGATCGTCTGGTTGCTCCTGAACCACGGTGCGGACCCGACCCTGGCTACCTACTCTGGACACACACCGGTGAAACTGGCTCACAGCCCGAGCATGAAGACCTTCCTCACAG aataTTTCACAGACCTGGAAGGACGGAAGGAACAGGATCCCACTTTACACTGGGATTTCTACAGCAGCTCCCTGTTTG AGACCGACCAGGAGCCCTGCTGGGACTTCCTGCTGtctgaggagaaccaggagctggaggagaacacGGCGGGGAAGACGGACCCGGACCTGGAAAAAGACAGTCTTCTGTTTGAGTTCTCCTCCGAGCCGCTGCTACCCTGCTACCACGTCCAGGTGTCGTTGACCCAGGG CTTTTGCAACTGGTTCCTCCTGACAGACGTCCTGAAGCGCCTCAAGATGTCGGCGCGGATCTTCCGGGCTCGTTACCCGCACCTGGAGGTGGTGAGCCTGCCGCCCGCTGAGCTCTGGAAGCAGGTGTCGGTGAGCCAGGTGAGCTCGGCTCTGGTGTCACCCTACAGAGGCAAACGcaaggaggaggacagcaaggaagaggaggaggaaggactTGTGGATCTGGTGCGATGTGTACCAGAGCTCCAGAGACTACTGGGCTCCTCCATTCACATCCtacaggaggacgaggaggaggaagaggaggaggaggaggaggagacgccGAGGAGCACAGGGAAGCCTCGCTGCCGATAG